In Corynebacterium ulcerans, one genomic interval encodes:
- a CDS encoding SDR family oxidoreductase: protein MSQQPTTDAPVTSNVRTLLILGATSEIGGQIARLLAPGRHVVLAARRTEALKDLSAELMDVGAVSVHTEFFDASDLRSHRKIIENSGDIEHAIVCFGILGDQETAEVDEHHAANIATIDYTAQIVALTVLSDRMKRNSQPSTITAFSSIAGWRARRANYVYGSTKAGLDAFCQGLSMALHATNLRMITARPGFVIGRMTAGMSPAPMSVTPDVVAQAVVREINTGRRSATLWIPRRLIALALLMRVVPSSIWRHMPR from the coding sequence ATGTCTCAACAACCAACCACGGACGCTCCAGTGACCTCCAACGTTCGCACCTTGCTCATCCTTGGAGCCACCAGCGAGATTGGCGGGCAGATAGCGCGACTCCTAGCGCCTGGCCGCCATGTGGTGCTCGCTGCGCGCCGCACTGAAGCTCTCAAAGACCTTAGTGCGGAGCTCATGGACGTGGGAGCCGTATCAGTACATACTGAATTTTTCGATGCTTCCGACCTGCGCTCACATCGGAAGATAATAGAAAATTCCGGCGATATTGAACATGCCATAGTATGTTTCGGCATTCTCGGAGACCAAGAGACCGCCGAAGTTGATGAACACCATGCTGCGAACATCGCCACGATAGACTACACGGCACAGATTGTTGCGCTTACTGTCCTCTCGGATCGCATGAAGCGTAACTCTCAACCCAGTACCATCACGGCTTTCTCCTCTATCGCTGGTTGGCGAGCTCGGCGAGCTAACTACGTCTACGGGTCGACTAAGGCTGGCTTAGACGCCTTTTGTCAAGGCCTCAGTATGGCTTTACACGCAACGAATCTCCGCATGATCACTGCTCGACCTGGGTTTGTGATTGGAAGAATGACTGCTGGAATGTCTCCTGCGCCTATGTCTGTGACACCGGATGTCGTGGCCCAAGCTGTTGTACGGGAGATAAATACTGGAAGGAGGTCCGCCACACTGTGGATACCTCGGCGCCTCATAGCACTAGCCCTCCTCATGCGTGTGGTTCCTAGCTCAATATGGCGGCATATGCCACGCTGA
- a CDS encoding cobalt-precorrin-6A reductase, producing the protein MRALILGGTGEAREVAQLLYDAGWHVTSSLAGRVANPKLPVGEVRIGGFGGPMGLTQWLIKEGVEVVIDATHPFAERISISAAEATRATGIPLIALHRPAWVAAPRDRWRPVSSMAEAARLAARDYHHIFLTIGRQQLAPFAEDPHNLYVIRTVEPPQVILPQRHRLIMSRGPFTVADEKKLMVDNQIDCVVTKNSGGPLTSAKLDAARELGIDVIMVQRPVLPHAAYTAASATEVMDVIQKL; encoded by the coding sequence ATGCGTGCACTGATTCTTGGTGGCACTGGCGAAGCTCGGGAAGTCGCTCAGTTGCTTTACGACGCTGGCTGGCATGTTACTAGCTCGCTCGCAGGAAGAGTTGCAAACCCTAAACTACCTGTAGGAGAAGTGCGCATTGGTGGTTTTGGCGGCCCTATGGGTCTTACCCAATGGCTGATCAAGGAAGGCGTGGAAGTAGTCATCGATGCCACGCATCCTTTTGCCGAGCGTATTAGTATTTCCGCTGCGGAAGCCACACGAGCCACCGGAATTCCGCTCATCGCACTCCATCGCCCTGCGTGGGTAGCTGCCCCCAGAGATCGTTGGCGACCCGTCTCTTCAATGGCCGAGGCAGCCCGCCTGGCTGCTAGAGATTATCACCATATTTTTCTTACTATCGGACGCCAGCAACTTGCCCCTTTTGCCGAGGATCCTCATAACTTGTACGTAATACGCACCGTGGAGCCGCCGCAGGTGATACTTCCGCAGCGGCACCGATTGATTATGTCTCGTGGTCCTTTCACCGTAGCTGATGAAAAGAAGCTCATGGTGGATAATCAGATTGATTGCGTTGTCACCAAAAATTCTGGTGGTCCGTTGACAAGCGCTAAATTGGACGCAGCACGCGAGCTTGGAATTGACGTGATCATGGTCCAGCGCCCTGTTTTGCCTCACGCAGCGTACACAGCTGCTTCTGCGACAGAAGTCATGGACGTCATACAAAAACTCTAA
- the cbiE gene encoding precorrin-6y C5,15-methyltransferase (decarboxylating) subunit CbiE, with protein sequence MSTEATSLRRIAVGDSVATTGSITVVGISAGGVDELGSQAREAIYQAKVIIGSWRQLGLVPDDVPAERRPWPSPMLPKIPEIFAELTDQNVVVLGSGDPMFHGIGSTLIRMLPQHSITVIPHSSSASLACARLGWPLDKTPVYSLVTNAVDHLVLPIQRGGHFLVLGQDEKTPARICDLLLELNQSDAHVTILSDLGSPDEAIASGTAENPPTATSALNVIAVSLQRAGESMLPGLSDAHYLSDGQLTKHHVRALTLSALAPRQGETLWDIGGGSGSIAIEWLRSTLGTTAVCFEVVEERRNRIAENARTLGVIDRLAIHNGAPQSFDEVPTSPDVIFIGGGLTAPGIFEAAWARLPIGGRLVANAVTIESEAMLWELRQALGGTMARFDISQEHNVGSFTTMKPALPVLQWVITKSNTTAIDKTVEN encoded by the coding sequence ATGAGTACGGAAGCGACCTCGTTACGGCGTATTGCGGTAGGAGATTCAGTAGCCACAACGGGTTCTATCACCGTGGTAGGGATTAGCGCCGGTGGCGTAGATGAGTTGGGATCCCAAGCGCGCGAGGCCATCTACCAGGCAAAAGTGATCATTGGCTCGTGGCGTCAGCTAGGACTCGTCCCTGATGATGTCCCCGCGGAACGCCGCCCATGGCCGTCTCCCATGCTTCCCAAGATCCCGGAGATTTTTGCAGAGTTAACAGACCAGAATGTGGTGGTCTTAGGCTCCGGCGACCCGATGTTCCATGGCATCGGGTCAACACTCATACGGATGCTTCCGCAACACTCGATTACAGTCATCCCGCATAGTTCTTCAGCATCCCTTGCGTGTGCGCGTCTAGGATGGCCCCTTGACAAAACTCCCGTGTATAGCCTGGTTACCAACGCTGTAGACCATCTTGTGCTTCCGATACAACGCGGTGGACATTTCCTGGTGCTCGGGCAAGATGAAAAAACTCCTGCCCGTATCTGCGACCTGTTACTTGAGCTCAACCAATCAGACGCACACGTAACAATACTCAGCGATTTGGGTAGCCCCGATGAGGCCATAGCTTCAGGAACTGCAGAAAATCCTCCTACCGCTACGAGCGCCCTCAACGTTATTGCGGTCTCTCTACAACGTGCGGGCGAGAGCATGCTTCCTGGACTTTCCGACGCCCACTATCTCTCCGATGGCCAGCTCACTAAGCACCATGTCCGAGCTCTGACGCTATCGGCTTTGGCTCCTCGCCAAGGCGAGACCTTATGGGATATTGGTGGGGGTTCTGGTTCCATCGCTATCGAGTGGCTTCGATCCACACTTGGTACAACTGCAGTCTGCTTTGAGGTCGTTGAGGAACGCCGCAACCGCATCGCAGAAAACGCACGGACGCTAGGCGTTATCGACCGCTTAGCCATCCACAACGGGGCACCCCAGTCTTTCGACGAGGTCCCTACATCTCCGGATGTCATATTCATCGGAGGCGGACTCACAGCACCTGGGATCTTTGAGGCCGCATGGGCTAGGCTTCCGATAGGCGGCCGTCTTGTAGCTAACGCAGTGACAATTGAAAGCGAAGCAATGCTCTGGGAGCTAAGACAAGCATTGGGCGGAACCATGGCGCGTTTCGATATTTCGCAAGAACATAACGTGGGATCTTTTACCACGATGAAGCCAGCGCTGCCTGTACTTCAGTGGGTTATTACCAAATCCAACACCACTGCCATTGATAAAACCGTAGAAAATTAA
- the cobM gene encoding precorrin-4 C(11)-methyltransferase: MTVYFIGAGPGAADLLTLRAQKLISTCQVCMYAGSIVPAEVLDSVPDNAEVINTARMPLDEITQRILDAHAEGKDIARLHSGDPAIYSAVAEQARRLTAHGVDYQIVPGVPSFAAVAAALGHELTVPTVGQTVILTRVSGRASAMPEGEDLSTLGQSGATLCIHLAAHDIDRVVAELIPNYGEDCPVAVVAFASRPEEKIIRGTLADVAIKVKESGITRTAIIVVGRVLTAEGFPDSFLYSDGRPRDAEGRTIPCVH; this comes from the coding sequence ATGACTGTCTATTTTATTGGCGCCGGTCCAGGTGCCGCAGATTTGTTAACGCTACGCGCACAAAAACTCATCAGCACCTGCCAAGTGTGTATGTATGCTGGCTCTATTGTTCCGGCTGAGGTCTTAGACTCTGTTCCAGACAATGCCGAGGTCATCAATACCGCTCGTATGCCGTTAGATGAAATTACCCAGCGCATTCTCGACGCACACGCCGAGGGAAAAGATATCGCACGGCTGCATTCCGGCGATCCTGCCATTTATTCTGCTGTGGCCGAACAAGCCCGGCGTCTCACCGCGCATGGCGTGGATTATCAGATAGTGCCTGGGGTACCTTCCTTTGCAGCTGTTGCTGCAGCATTAGGACACGAGCTGACCGTACCTACGGTAGGTCAAACCGTCATCTTAACGCGTGTATCCGGACGAGCTTCGGCGATGCCGGAAGGGGAGGATCTGAGCACGCTGGGACAAAGCGGAGCCACGTTATGCATACATTTAGCAGCCCACGATATCGACCGCGTGGTAGCAGAGCTCATCCCTAATTATGGCGAGGACTGCCCGGTCGCCGTTGTCGCTTTTGCCTCCCGCCCAGAGGAGAAAATCATTCGGGGAACTCTCGCAGATGTTGCGATAAAAGTAAAAGAATCAGGCATTACTCGCACAGCAATTATCGTTGTCGGTCGAGTTTTAACTGCCGAAGGCTTCCCGGATTCCTTCCTCTATTCCGATGGACGTCCTCGAGATGCAGAAGGAAGGACTATTCCATGCGTGCACTGA